From Halorussus lipolyticus:
AACCGACGGCGAGCGCGTGGTGGTCCGGACCCAGCGAGCGGCCCCGACCGACCCCCTCGAACTCCGGAGCGCGCCCGGCGTCGAACCCGGCGCGGACGGTCCGCTCGAACGCCGGGCGAGTTTCGCGGTAGGTCCGGGGTCGGACTTTTCCCCGACCGGAACCGACTCTGCGGACGGCGGGAAAGAGACCGTAGCGACCGACGGCGGGGAACCCCCCGGCAGTTCCGATGCGCTCGAAGTCGCCGAGGTTCACGCGAACGCGCGGGGCGACGAGGACGAGAACCTGAACGACGAGTACGTCGTCTTCCGGAACGCCGGGAACCAGTCCCTCGACCTCTCGGGGTGGACCGTCAGCGACGAGGCCGACCACCGCTACACCTTCCCCGCCGGAACCACCCTCACACCGGGCGAGACGCTGACGCTTCGGACCGGCAGAGGAGCAGACGGCGGCGGGGACTACTACTGGGGGGCCGAACGCCCGGTGTGGAACAACGCGGGCGACACCATTTTCGTCCGGGACGCCGACGGTCTCCTCGTGCTGGAGGTCGAATACGATGGGTGAGAAGCCGAAACCGGCAGACGGGCGCTACACCGCGGTACTGGACCGCTTCGAGGAGCGCGACCCGGCGCGCGGCGGTGGCGAACTCGCCGTCCTCCTGCTCGAATCGGGCGACGAGGTGGTCGCCGAGCGCGCGATTCCGGCGTGGCGACTGCCCGAGGACGCCCGCCGCCAAGACGCGGTGCTGGAACTCGCCGTGAGGAACGGGTTCGTGGTCTCGATAGAGTACGACTCCTCGGAGACGGCGCGCCGGGTTGAGTCCGCTCAATCGCGGTTCGACAGGTTGGCAGAGCGGCCGGACGAGTCGAGTGATGAAGGAAGACAGAAATAGAATTCTATTAAGAACATTTTTGTGTTTATAATGCATATTTTGGTGTCTTTGCGAGTAATTTACCTATCTGTGACGCCAGCGTTTACCTATCTGTGACGCCAGCGCGGAGAGGAATTGAACCGGACGGAAGCTAGCTAGCTAGCTAGCTACTGCCGACTCATAGCCGTCTACCGCAACCGCATCGCTACCGCGGGCCACACCCTCCCCAACCGATTGCGCTTCTCGGTCGCTACGCTCCCTGCGATGCTCATCCCTCGCACGGTATGGCGAGAGATAAACTCTCGCCAGCGCGCGCCGAATCGGGAATCCAACCCCACGCTCAGTATCGCCCACGGTGTGTCGGTGTCCCGAATCCCGGCCGTTTGCGTGAACTTAAGTGCGCGCCGAATAATCTCCGAGTATGGCTCAGCGAGTATCCGAATCTCCTCTCGAAGACGCTGGCGAGCGAACGCTCTACGTGGGTCGGGACCGACCCATCCGCATCTCCGCCGGGCACCGCATTCTCCACCACGACGGCAAGTGCAGTCGTCCACACGGTCACAACTACGAGATAACCGTCAAAGTCGTCGGCGAACTCCGCGAGGAGGGATGGGTCGTCGACAAGGGCGATATTACCTCGGTAATCTCCGAGTGGGACCACCGATTCCTGCTGGAGGACGGCGACCCCCTCGTCGAGGCCTTCGAGGAGTCGGGCGACAGCGACGCGCTGGTGGTGCTGGACGCTCCGCCGACCGCCGAGGTCATGAGTGCGATTCTGGAGCGCCGACTCGCCGACGAACTGCCCGAGAACGTCTCGGAGGTCGCCGTGCAGGTCAGCGAGACCTCTGAACTCTGCGGCGGGGCCTCGTTCTGACGATGCCGGTTTCGAGCGATGTAGACCGAGACACCGGCGAATCGACCGACGCCGAGGACGCGGGTGACGGCGCGTCGGGAGGCGACGACGCCCTGCCTATCAACGAACTGTTCGAGTCGCTACAGGGCGAGGGCCGACTCGCTGGCGTCCCGAGCGTCTTCGTCCGGACCTCGGGGTGCAACCTCCGGTGCTGGTTCTGCGATTCGTATCACACCTCGTGGGAACCGACCCACGCGACGATGAGCGTCGAGAAGATACTCGCAGAGGTCGAATCCTCCGACGCCGACCACGTGGTCGTCACCGGCGGCGAACCCCTGATGCACGACGCCACGGCCACGCTTCTGGACGAACTCGACGCGCGGGGCTACCACACCACCGTCGAGACCAACGGGACCATCGTCCCGGACGCCCCCATCGACCTCGCCAGCGTGAGTCCCAAAC
This genomic window contains:
- a CDS encoding DUF3006 domain-containing protein → MGEKPKPADGRYTAVLDRFEERDPARGGGELAVLLLESGDEVVAERAIPAWRLPEDARRQDAVLELAVRNGFVVSIEYDSSETARRVESAQSRFDRLAERPDESSDEGRQK
- a CDS encoding 7-carboxy-7-deazaguanine synthase QueE; protein product: MPVSSDVDRDTGESTDAEDAGDGASGGDDALPINELFESLQGEGRLAGVPSVFVRTSGCNLRCWFCDSYHTSWEPTHATMSVEKILAEVESSDADHVVVTGGEPLMHDATATLLDELDARGYHTTVETNGTIVPDAPIDLASVSPKLASSTPTPEKDPKGEGEWAERHDERRIDLDALAELVETFDFQLKFVVSERDDMTEITDLLGRIRDAAAVPIPDSTVLLMPEGATKDRIEETRHLTAELAQEYGFRYTPRLHVNLWNDAPET
- a CDS encoding 6-pyruvoyl trahydropterin synthase family protein, producing the protein MAQRVSESPLEDAGERTLYVGRDRPIRISAGHRILHHDGKCSRPHGHNYEITVKVVGELREEGWVVDKGDITSVISEWDHRFLLEDGDPLVEAFEESGDSDALVVLDAPPTAEVMSAILERRLADELPENVSEVAVQVSETSELCGGASF